The Diadema setosum chromosome 1, eeDiaSeto1, whole genome shotgun sequence genome has a window encoding:
- the LOC140234482 gene encoding cap-specific mRNA (nucleoside-2'-O-)-methyltransferase 1-like: MEPPRKRKAQGKREKPRGNKKRRKEESTVNRDPSSDEDGEPALYTPQLMFQAGEDGSSKESVSLPNPQLFSSGQTVSSDGSATQPTSSFSSIAHKMMAKMGYQEGKGLGKKEEGRVNIIETSKQRGRRGLGLKMEGFEPSSLVTWSGTEEISSEETVEWLTSPQGILSSREIADWKVYWDAQPEKLTIDDETQFCDGEILKTLLNQKSAFDLLDGEEMRQARTRSNPYETIRGGIFLNRAAMKMANMDFLCDYMFTSPKYPDGKPIVKGNELLYFADVCAGPGGFSEYVLWRKTQAGRDKNFRVKGFGFTLKGSNDFKLEDFYAAPSEFFEPHYGVHGDGDIMNSDNQTEFRRFVMQQTDGKGVHFVMGDGGFSVEGQENIQEILTKQLLLCQFLVAMSIVREGGHFVCKTFDLFTPFSIGLIYILYRSFDQVSLFKPVTSRPANSERYVICKGRRANTDQTHDFLFDLNMTLNDLKSSKLDVLESVPLSVILEDQEFVDYIVEQNERQAQTQTQALAKIQAYVRNTDLIEMEQKRMRDECLQLWGIPGRSRAAPKTTYADTKFSELCEDDHNDYGYFCRNAMPLDRKNFSQKVKSVFNYRCTVSAGERFFVLSTGRSHVSFWDGRSSSPKWRKLDRCKLQLPSDTLFEAELIEELRGEGQGQRRMQTVHILDALWLAGQDIRHLAYSERVQKISLFVKAVDRPTRTDLTPLRAKDIVRCHDFHEIFDRLTMLQGKGGGRHRRLCYRAANNRHFVPTGVFFIKICNAPWTVQWSRSNQKLYYYNLDNGTSTFDCPPDCISSFKACRSNRLLWAWEDGVKVHDEQDVREDPEKLSKEEVLAHITRQRVV, encoded by the exons AATCCACTGTAAATAGGGATCCATCCTCTGATGAGGATGGTGAGCCTGCGCTTTACACTCCCCAGCTCATGTTTCAAGCTGGTGAAGATGGTTCATCCAAAGAATCCGTCTCCCTGCCAAACCCTCAACTGTTCTCCTCCGGACAGACTGTCAGCTCTGATGGGTCAGCAACACAGCCAACATCTTCATTCAGTTCTATTGCCCACAAAATGATG GCCAAGATGGGTTACCAAGAAGGCAAAGGTCTTGGAAAGAAAGAGGAGGGGCGTGTCAACATCATCGAGACTTCTAAGCAGAGGGGACGTCGGGGTCTGGGCCTGAAGATGGAGGGATTTGAACCTAGTTCACTGGTGACATGGTCGGGCACTGAAGAG ATTTCCTCAGAAGAGACGGTAGAGTGGCTTACATCACCACAAGGAATTTTGTCCAGCAGAGAGATAGCAGACTGGAAAGTTTACTGGGATGCTCAGCCG GAAAAACTCACGATAGATGATGAGACGCAGTTTTGTGATGGAGAGATATTGAAGACACTCTTGAATCAAAAG TCAGCCTTTGACCTCCTCGATGGCGAAGAAATGCGACAGGCAAGGACACGCTCTAATCCCTACGAAACAATACGAGGCGGGATTTTCCTGAACAGGGCTGCTATGAAGATGGCTAACATGGACTTTTTGTGTGACTACATGTTCACCTCACCAAAATATCCTGATGGG AAGCCTATTGTGAAGGGAAATGAATTGCTCTACTTTGCCGACGTCTGTGCCGGCCCTGGAGGTTTCTCAGAGTACGTCTTGTGGAGGAAAACCCAGGCTGGCCGTGACAAGAACTTTCGGGTCAAAGGATTCGGCTTCACCCTCAAAGGAAGCAATGACTTCAAGCTGGAGGATTTCTATGCAGCCCCCTCAGAGTTCTTTGAGCCACATTATG GTGTGCATGGGGATGGTGACATCATGAATAGTGACAACCAGACAGAGTTCAGGAGGTTTGTGATGCAGCAGACTGATGGAAAAGGAGTCCACTTCGTCATGGGTGATGGG GGTTTCTCAGTGGAAGGCCAAGAGAACATCCAAGAAATTCTCACCAAGCAGCTGCTACTATGTCAGTTTCTTGTTGCCATGTCCATCGTCAGAGAAG GTGGTCACTTTGTGTGCaagacctttgacctcttcACACCATTCAGTATAGGTCTGATCTACATACTCTACCGGTCATTTGACCAGGTGTCTTTATTCAAGCCAGTTACCAGCCGTCCAGCCAACTCAGAGAG GTATGTGATCTGCAAAGGTCGTCGAGCCAACACAGACCAAACACATGACTTCCTCTTTGACCTCAATATGACCTTGAATGACCTGAAGTCGTCAAAGCTTGATGTTCTGGAGAGTGTCCCACTGTCAGTCATTTTGGAGGACCAAGAGTTTGTGGACTATATCGTAGAACAGAACGAGAG ACAGGCCCAGACACAGACTCAGGCCCTGGCCAAGATCCAGGCTTATGTCCGCAACACAGACCTGATTGAGATGGAGCAGAAGCGAATGAGAGACGAGTGCCTCCAACTCTGGGGT ATTCCTGGGAGATCAAGAGCAGCACCAAAGACGACTTATGCTGACACAAAGTTCTCTGAACTGTGCGAG GATGACCACAACGACTATGGATACTTCTGTCGCAACGCCATGCCGCTGGACAGGAAGAATTTCTCCCAGAAGGTCAAGAGTGTGTTCAACTATCGCTGCACGGTGTCTGCAGGGGAAAGATTCTTTGTGCTCAGCACTGGG AGATCCCACGTGTCATTCTGGGATGGCAGGTCATCTTCCCCAAAGTGGAGAAAGTTGGACAGGTGTAAGCTGCAGCTGCCCAGCGACACCCTGTTTGAGGCAGAGCTGATTGAAGAGCTGAGAGGAGAG GGTCAGGGTCAGAGGAGGATGCAAACAGTCCACATTCTGGATGCGCTCTGGTTAGCTGGTCAGGACATCAGACATTTGGCCTACTCAGAAAG AGTTCAGAAGATCAGTCTTTTTGTGAAGGCTGTGGACCGACCCACCCGGACGGACTTGACCCCACTTAGGGCCAAGGATATCGTCAGGTGTCATGACTTCCATGAAATCTTTGATAG ACTCACCATGTTGCAGGGAAAGGGAGGGGGTAGACATCGGAGACTTTGCTACCGGGCTGCTAACAACAGGCATTTCGTTCCCACTGGTGTCTTCTTCATCAAGATTTGCAATG ctCCCTGGACAGTGCAGTGGAGTAGATCTAATCAGAAGCTGTACTACTACAACCTAGATAATGGCACGTCCACTTTTGACTGTCCACCGGATTGCATCTCTTCATTCAA GGCCTGTCGGAGCAATCGACTCCTGTGGGCGTGGGAGGATGGGGTCAAAGTTCACGACGAGCAGGATGTGAGGGAGGATCCGGAGAAATTGTCCAAGGAGGAGGTTCTCGCCCACATCACGAGGCAGAGAGTGGTGTGA